The genomic interval GCGCTCAAAATCTGCTGAGATCAACAAAGGTATCTCAGAGAGTTTTTGCATTTTGTTTGTAAGGACAGCCTGCTCGTAAATATCACTCAAGAAGAAAATCAAGCCGCCAACTTTTTTGTTTTTAACAAGATGAACTAATCGTTGATAATCGGGACTATCTTCGCTCATATAAACACCATAGACGTGCGGAAAAACCATTTGACCGGCTTTCTCTTCCAAAGTCATGGCAGAAAGTTTTTGTTCAACCCAAGGATCATTTTGAATCGAATAAATCTCCACATTGTTTTTTTGATATAGTGAATCCATTGATGTGCTCGACTTAAATTTTAAAAATGTTGAACCGCTCAGTAAAATTGAATGAAAAATTATAACAGTTATCAAAATCGGTATAAATTTTTTTATGGCTTTCATCTCTGTTTTCTTCGCACCTGTTGTGGAAGTATGAACTTTAGTATCACTCCCTTTATTATCGGAAAAAACGGATTTTGAGTTATATGTCATTTGATTTTTCGTTTTAATTAATATGAATTATATTATCGATACTCGTCTCGCACAGGATGAAAGACGTCAATAACATGACACTCGGTAATTGCCTTTCCCGAATGAATGAGGTTTGGAGGAATCACCGCTGCACTGCCTGTTTTCAATCGAAAAGTTTTTCCGCCAACATTCAATTCAAATTCACCGGAGATTATTTTAGTTACCTGCTCATGCGGATGTGAATGCTCTGGCAGCGAAGTGTTAGGTTTAAAATGCCATTCAGCCATTGTCATATTTTCGGAATGAAGAAAACAAACTTCAGAATTTGGGATCAGCTCTCTTTGCTCAAAATCTGATATTTGATATACTTTAACTTCTTCAATCATGATGACCATTCTTAATCTTATGCGAAATATTCAAAATCAATTTTGAGCCTCATCATCATCCAACGGTAAAAAGAAAATTGTGATCATTCCTGGAATTGTCGTAAGAACACTCAAAGTAAATAACCAGACATAACCAACTTCCATCTGAATTACGCCGCTTACAAATCCGGGTATCATCATTCCGACCGCCATTAATCCAGTTGAGATCGCAAAGTGAGAAGTTTTAAACTCTCCCTTCGAAGTATAAAGAAGAAATACCATAAATGCGGTAAATCCAACGCCGTATCCAAATTGTTCTAAGATTATACATGCTTGGGCAACCGGATTGAGAGTCCATGTCCATGCTGTGGTTGATCCAAACAATGATGGAATAAAAGAAAAATCAATCGTTGTCAATCCAATGGGCTGAAAATACGACATATAGACATAGAGCGCATTCGGTACATTCATGCAAAAAGCGAATGGCCAGATCAGTTTTTTTAATCCATACTGCTTTATCATCCAGCCGCCGAGTATTCCGCCAATAAGCAGAGCGACAACTCCGAAGGTTCCGTACATCAAACCAACGTCGCTGACTGTAAGTCCTAAGCCGCCGACTTCGGGTTTGTCGAGTAAAAACGGCTGAGCCATTTTAACGAGCAATCCCTCGCCGAATCGATAAAGAAGAATGTAGGAAAGAATTGCTGCAATTTTATTCTGGCTGAAATACTCCTTGAAAATTTTTCCGTAAGGAATTTTGTTAGTTTCAGTTTTTACTGCGTGATCTGTAGGAGGATAAGGGAGTATTAAATGATGATAGAAAAATAATAGAAGGAAAATTGCCGCTGCGATTCCAAATGCGGTTGACCATCCATGAGCAATCACTCCGCTGCTCTCGCCAATATCGCCTGCAAGCTTAACCAAGACTCCGCCGGCAACAATCATTGCGAACCGATAAAAAGTGCTTCTTATACCGGTGAAAAATGCCTGATCTTTTTTATCAAGAACGTGAAGGTAATATCCGTCTGTTGCGATATCGTGACTTGCCGATAGGAATGCAATCACAGTGAAT from Ignavibacteria bacterium carries:
- a CDS encoding cupin domain-containing protein, which gives rise to MVIMIEEVKVYQISDFEQRELIPNSEVCFLHSENMTMAEWHFKPNTSLPEHSHPHEQVTKIISGEFELNVGGKTFRLKTGSAAVIPPNLIHSGKAITECHVIDVFHPVRDEYR
- a CDS encoding AmpG family muropeptide MFS transporter, which translates into the protein MNQENKSPEIEKKKSNRSPWLFIPTQYFAEGVPFILTNQLSVAMYKSLQASNAFIGFTSFLYLPWSVKLFWGPLIDAYGTKRKWSIYMQLAMAICFVVIALTVQLPSFLFLSLVIFTVIAFLSASHDIATDGYYLHVLDKKDQAFFTGIRSTFYRFAMIVAGGVLVKLAGDIGESSGVIAHGWSTAFGIAAAIFLLLFFYHHLILPYPPTDHAVKTETNKIPYGKIFKEYFSQNKIAAILSYILLYRFGEGLLVKMAQPFLLDKPEVGGLGLTVSDVGLMYGTFGVVALLIGGILGGWMIKQYGLKKLIWPFAFCMNVPNALYVYMSYFQPIGLTTIDFSFIPSLFGSTTAWTWTLNPVAQACIILEQFGYGVGFTAFMVFLLYTSKGEFKTSHFAISTGLMAVGMMIPGFVSGVIQMEVGYVWLFTLSVLTTIPGMITIFFLPLDDDEAQN